A part of Bacillus thuringiensis genomic DNA contains:
- a CDS encoding YIEGIA family protein, giving the protein MTEYTPAILCGVIAGTVTRVLMLRTDTRQYPTRLHGKIIHVAMGLIAAALGAIAIPSILKKDFSAITFLTLAATQFRDVRNMERNTLQQLDGYELVPRGNTYIEGIALVFESRNYLAMLTSFATTFAYIGFRSWVAGVIMAIIAFIIAKKLMSGRRLHDLVDIEHVPLRFEGAGLYIDNIYIMNIGLPARQEEIMKYGMGFILRPKSIDAMVTISNLGQRQAILHDVSVALGIYRDSGTPALVPLAKRDLEDGRVGIFVLPQDQDAEKAIGVIGNVPTLESAVHMSSEAPKGRGDKR; this is encoded by the coding sequence ATGACTGAATATACACCGGCCATTTTATGCGGAGTAATAGCGGGGACAGTAACGAGAGTGCTAATGCTCCGGACGGATACGCGTCAATATCCGACGAGGCTCCACGGGAAAATTATTCACGTTGCGATGGGGTTAATTGCAGCGGCTTTAGGAGCGATTGCGATTCCGTCAATTTTGAAAAAAGATTTTTCTGCTATTACATTTCTGACATTAGCAGCAACACAGTTTCGTGATGTGCGTAATATGGAAAGAAATACACTTCAACAATTAGATGGATATGAGCTCGTACCGCGTGGTAATACATATATTGAAGGGATTGCATTAGTTTTTGAAAGTCGCAACTATTTGGCGATGTTAACGTCGTTTGCAACGACGTTTGCGTATATAGGGTTCCGTTCATGGGTTGCTGGAGTAATTATGGCTATCATCGCATTTATTATCGCGAAAAAATTAATGTCGGGCAGAAGGTTACATGATCTTGTTGATATCGAGCATGTTCCACTTCGTTTTGAAGGAGCGGGACTGTATATTGATAATATTTACATTATGAATATTGGATTGCCAGCAAGGCAAGAGGAAATTATGAAATATGGAATGGGCTTTATTTTAAGGCCGAAATCAATTGATGCCATGGTGACAATCTCAAACTTAGGACAACGACAAGCTATTTTACATGATGTTTCTGTTGCTTTAGGGATTTATAGAGATTCTGGTACGCCAGCGCTTGTGCCGTTAGCAAAGCGTGATTTAGAAGATGGTAGGGTGGGGATTTTTGTCTTGCCACAAGATCAAGATGCAGAGAAAGCGATAGGTGTCATAGGGAACGTACCGACGTTAGAAAGTGCTGTTCATATGTCATCGGAAGCCCCGAAAGGAAGGGGAGATAAAAGATGA
- a CDS encoding capping complex subunit for YIEGIA has protein sequence MMLESVILAVITTAPEKFAGGAPLFTCESTDELEFVANNLEAILDGIAHRLQENVYIIVKH, from the coding sequence ATGATGTTAGAAAGTGTAATACTCGCGGTTATTACCACAGCGCCGGAGAAATTTGCTGGTGGTGCCCCTTTGTTTACTTGTGAATCGACAGATGAATTAGAGTTTGTTGCAAATAATTTAGAGGCAATTTTGGATGGTATTGCGCATCGCTTACAAGAGAATGTATATATTATTGTGAAACATTAG